The proteins below come from a single Halomonas binhaiensis genomic window:
- a CDS encoding Lrp/AsnC family transcriptional regulator, translating to MPIKLDRIDRRILNALQEDGRLQNVELAKRVGLSPSPCLRRVRRLEDAGVIEGYVALLDAAQIGAGLTVFARVWLGAQDEGTVNRFIAAVQGMPEVMECHLMAGDCDFQLRIAVADLEAYRQFQVKHLSNIPGVHSIKTDIPMQKVKHTLKIEL from the coding sequence GTGCCAATCAAGCTGGATCGCATCGATCGGCGTATCCTGAATGCACTTCAGGAAGATGGAAGGCTGCAGAATGTGGAACTGGCCAAGAGGGTTGGACTTTCCCCTTCACCTTGCCTGCGGCGAGTGAGACGGTTGGAGGATGCCGGCGTTATAGAAGGCTATGTGGCGCTGTTGGATGCGGCCCAGATAGGAGCTGGCCTGACGGTATTTGCCAGAGTGTGGCTGGGCGCCCAGGACGAGGGCACCGTCAATCGTTTCATTGCGGCAGTGCAGGGCATGCCTGAAGTGATGGAATGTCATCTGATGGCAGGGGATTGCGATTTCCAGTTGCGCATTGCCGTGGCCGATCTGGAAGCCTACCGCCAGTTTCAGGTCAAGCACCTGTCGAACATTCCTGGGGTACACAGCATCAAGACAGATATCCCGATGCAGAAGGTCAAGCACACCCTGAAGATCGAGCTTTGA
- a CDS encoding AzlC family ABC transporter permease has protein sequence MDALPVMIGFIPFALVLGAQASQKGLSIVEVPLMTGLNFAGGSEFAAIGLWTSPPHLALILAITFLVNSRHLLMGATLAPLLRHLPKRKAFAALFFMCDESWAMGLSHARKRAEAGHMIPFSLPYYLSLSAGLYLTWVVFTALGAGLGPMIGDIESLGFDMAFPAVFLVLLRGMWKGFRQARPWLVSLVVAALTYLLVPGGWYVAAGALSGIVAAYLWVEENPLEEKPAQEKEMQEKQVKEK, from the coding sequence ATGGACGCCCTGCCCGTGATGATCGGCTTCATTCCCTTCGCGCTGGTACTGGGGGCACAAGCCTCGCAGAAAGGCCTGAGTATCGTGGAAGTGCCGCTGATGACCGGGCTGAACTTCGCTGGTGGCTCGGAATTTGCTGCCATCGGGCTATGGACATCGCCACCGCATCTGGCCCTGATCCTGGCCATTACCTTCCTGGTCAACAGCCGTCACCTGCTGATGGGCGCAACACTGGCTCCCCTGCTGCGCCACTTACCTAAACGCAAGGCATTCGCTGCACTGTTCTTCATGTGCGATGAAAGCTGGGCCATGGGCCTGTCCCATGCACGCAAGCGTGCCGAGGCCGGCCACATGATCCCCTTCAGCCTGCCTTACTATCTCAGCCTGTCTGCTGGTCTCTACCTTACCTGGGTCGTGTTCACGGCACTGGGCGCCGGGCTTGGGCCGATGATTGGCGACATCGAGTCGCTGGGCTTCGACATGGCCTTTCCTGCCGTTTTCCTGGTCTTGCTGCGTGGAATGTGGAAGGGGTTCCGCCAGGCTCGCCCCTGGCTGGTCAGCCTGGTTGTCGCTGCGCTGACCTATCTGCTGGTACCGGGTGGATGGTATGTGGCTGCCGGCGCGTTATCCGGCATTGTCGCAGCGTATCTGTGGGTGGAAGAGAACCCCCTGGAAGAGAAACCGGCGCAAGAGAAAGAGATGCAAGAAAAACAGGTAAAAGAGAAATAA
- a CDS encoding AzlD family protein, translating to MIETDLIETNLIDTTVLLTIVLMACVTYFTRLAGYLVIRRVSLSQRAITVLEAAPGCVLVSVIAPYFVSERPADLAALAITLLAATRFSLLPTVVIGIVSAGVLRHLLA from the coding sequence ATGATCGAGACTGACCTGATCGAGACTAATTTGATCGATACCACGGTGCTGCTCACCATCGTGCTGATGGCCTGCGTAACCTATTTCACTCGCCTTGCAGGGTACCTGGTAATCCGCCGTGTCTCCCTCAGCCAAAGAGCCATCACCGTACTGGAGGCCGCTCCAGGGTGCGTGCTGGTTTCCGTCATCGCGCCCTACTTTGTCTCCGAGCGTCCAGCCGACCTGGCAGCACTAGCCATCACCCTGCTGGCTGCCACCCGCTTTTCCCTGCTGCCGACAGTGGTCATCGGCATCGTTTCCGCTGGCGTGCTGCGTCACCTGCTGGCATGA
- a CDS encoding antibiotic biosynthesis monooxygenase family protein — MGTVPANTPKPPYYAVIFTSLRTEGDDGYGEMAERMVALASQQPGFLGVESAREGVGITVSYWQSLEAIAAWKANLEHREAQKLGRERWYSAFRVRICKVEREYGL; from the coding sequence ATGGGCACTGTTCCAGCCAATACACCCAAACCGCCGTATTATGCAGTTATCTTCACTTCATTGCGTACCGAAGGCGATGATGGCTATGGCGAGATGGCCGAGCGCATGGTCGCGCTGGCCAGCCAGCAGCCAGGTTTCCTTGGTGTGGAGTCTGCTAGGGAGGGCGTGGGTATCACGGTATCCTACTGGCAGAGCCTGGAAGCCATTGCTGCCTGGAAGGCCAATCTTGAACACCGTGAAGCCCAGAAGCTCGGGCGTGAGCGCTGGTACAGCGCCTTTCGTGTCCGCATTTGCAAGGTCGAGCGGGAGTATGGCCTATAG